The window TTGATTAGGTGAAGATAGATGGTTCTGCCGCATCGACATAATGTATTTTCCAGACAAAGAACCCGTCATCTGGTCTTGCTGAAACTCCATCTGATTCAACTGTACGGCTAATTTATCTTGCGCTAAAAATTGCCAGCTCGCTTGCATTTGCAGCTTTTTAAACGGCATCAAAGGATCGACAAAATACCCCGACATTTGCAACGCCAGGTCTTGCGAATCAATCGTAAAGTTGCCGCCTTTATCGCTGGCATCTAAAGTGCCGGACAAATTATCAAAACCAGGAATCGCAGGCACCGCAGCTTTGGCAGACGTATTACCGCTTTTGGCTTCTGCCAAACGCGCAGATTGCGGCTGCATAGACAGGTTATTGAATTCACCAGTGACGCTGTAGGATGCAATGGCTGGATAACTACCCTGCCATTTCGCTCTAAAATTTTTGAGCTGTCCCTTGGGCGCAAAATCAATTAGCATGCGGCGCTGATCTGCCGGCAAAGGCAAATGTTCGGCGAAATTTGCTAAAGTTTGCAGATCTAATTGCTTAGCGTACAGCTCCACTTTTTCTGGCTGTCCGTTTTCACCGGGAGTAAAGTTTTCGGTAATACTGGTTGCTGGCAACAACTGTCCGTCCCGCGCCTTCATAGAAAAATTAATCAGCGCAATCTGATGTCCAGCCTGACCGAATAAACTAGGCAGATAGCGCACGCCTAAGGCCGCACGCTCACTCGCCACAATACGTCCACTGACTTGCTGCATATCCAGCACGGGCAAGTCTTTGCGAAAGGTTCCCAGGACATCGGTCAATTTAATATCTGCGGTCAAATCGGCAATCCGCCCATCGTCCCAACGCACCCAGGATCGGACTGAGCCAAAGGCTGTTTTAATATCCGCAGGCAAATCGATATACGCTTTCACGGTTGCCAAATCGGATTGGCTCACATCGGCATATAAGTCGCCAGTCCAGTTAGAGAAATCAGAAATTTTTCTGGTAAAAACCGGATGCTGAAAATCACCACGGATATCCAGGGGCGCTGCCAACGTTGCAGGCGGAACTGCCTTAAAAGCAAACTGGTGCCGCCGCCATTGGTTGGTCAAGATAAAATTAACGCCTGACAATTGCAACGCAGGGGCTTTGCGCTGCAAATCCGTCCAACTCACGCTGCCGTCACGGATCACAATTTCATGTTGCGCTAAGACCCAATCGAGGCCTTTACTTTTATCCGCATCCTCTTCCGAGGGTTTGGTATCGATCAAAAAACCTGCGACATAGAGCTTGCCGTCGGGCTGTTTTTCTATCGCCAGCGATGGGCGCATGACTTCTAATTTATCCAACCTTAACTCAGCGAAAATCACTGATGTCCACGACAGGCTGGCAGATACTTGCGGCAGCACAAGAGCCACTTTACCCTGCTGATCGTGGATGATGATATTGCCTAGCTCTAACACAGGATTAAGCTTATTCCAGGATGCATGCAAGGTCGTAATGCGTAGATCACGGCCTATGGTCTTACTGGCAATTTGCTCGATGTCGCCCTTATAGCGATCGACGTTGGGCAGTACGCCATAGCGCAGCACCAAAAACAAAGCGCAAAACAAGAAATAACAAATGACAAGCAGTTTAAAAGTTACCCGCAACAGGGCAAATAAAGCCAGACCGCATGCCCAGCCAAAAGAATTACAGGAACGCAACAATACACCGAAGGGGGAAGATCGGAGCTGTTGGGTTGGCAACGGCGCAGGCACATCAGTAGGCTGACCGATAGCCTGATGCGGATCGCTTGCAGGAGAAGGTGGCAAAGGCGGCGTATTTTTCATTACTTATAAGACTTACGCACAATTATTCCGGCAAGGTAAATCGAAGAAAACCACAAAACCGAGTGGCGAAACACTATTGAGAGCACAGTAAAGAAAGTAATGGGCACCAATCTGCGCAAACGGTTTTGCGTAAGCTCTACATTACACCAACGCATTTTCCAGAAAATATCGCCCGGCAATGACAAAAACTGATCTGCCAACACGCTGCTCTTTACATCAAAAACCAATATACTCCCCCACTAATTATAGAAAAATGTCTTATTGTCCAGGTTTTATATGGACGATTAAATATACTTATAGAGAGTATATTTTATTTATGCGTATTTCTGTACGCTAGCTCACTTATACAGACGATCGAAATTATCCTGAAAAATCTGCCTTCAAAATCCTACCGGCGCCTGTCATTTGCCTTAAAATCATTTCTCTACTTCACCAATACAAGCATATGAACAAGCTTACGGCAAACAATACCGATGTGTTTTTAGATGGCGGCTCAGATGGCCGTTCAGATGGCCGTTCAGATGATCTATCGGACCAACTCCCACATTGTTTGTCGCGCTTTGTAAGTCGCTGGCTGCAAGCGGACAGCAGCCGCATCACCATATTGCAAGAGACAGTTAGATTATCGTTGAGCCCAGTGATTTTTGCTCAGATTTTACAAAAAGAAATACAAGCAGGTGCCAGCTTGCACAAAGCGATGCGCCGCTTACGTAATCTGGTGATTTCTAGCCTGATTATCCGTGACTTGAATGGACAAGCCGATCTGGATGAAGTCGTCACAACAACGAGCAGTTTTGCCGATTTTGTCGTGCAACAGCATTTGACTGCCTTGATGCAAGAGGCTGTTGCCCTCTACGGCACGCCGATTGGAGAAGAATCCGGTGAGGCGCAAGAATTAATCGTGCTCGGTATGGGTAAGCTGGGGGGCGACGAACTGAATGTATCTTCCGATATCGACTTGATTTTTTGTTATGCCGAGAACGGCGATACCAATGCCAGTGCCGAGCAACGTGGCTTATCTAACCATGAATTTTTTAGCCGGCTTGGTAAAAAATTAATTGCAGCAATTTCTGAAGTCACCGAAGACGGTTTCAGCTTTAGAGTTGATATGGCCTTGCGCCCCAATGGCAACTCCGGTCCATTGGTCGCTAGTTTTGCGATGGTTGAAGAATATTTTATGGTGCAAGGCAGAGAATGGGAGCGTTACGCCTGGGTTAAAGCACGTGCGCTCACTGGCAAACCTTTGGATATTCTGGCGCTAGATAAAATTATTCGACCGTTTGTATATCGACGTTACCTGGATTATGGCGTGATCGATTCGCTGCGCTCGATGCACGCACAAATCCGTGCCGAGGTCATACGACAGGAAACCCGTCATCCAGAACGTAGCAACAACGTTAAACTGGGGCGAGGCGGCATACGGGAGATTGAATTTTTAAGCCAGGTATTTCAGTTAATACGGGGCGGACGAGAAGCCAGCTTGCGCGACCGGTCTACTCGCAACACGCTACGTACCCTTGCAGAGAAAAATATCCTAGAGTCTGCCGTCGTCGATCAATTGCTGACCTCGTACGATTTTTTGCGCAATCTGGAACATCGCTTGCAATATCTGGATGACGCGCAAACACATACATTCCCAGCCAAGGAAGAAGATCAGCTGATCATCGCGCAAATGATGGGCTATGGTTCTACCCGCGAATTACTCAATGAACTAAGCCTACACAGACAATTTGTTGCCGAACAATTTGATGCTATTTTCAAAGAGAAAAAATCGCTGAAAAAAACCGGTGATGATAGCGTGCTGGCAGCGACTTTATCTGGTGCAGATGGTGACGAAATGCTGGAAGTTTATCTCGTCTCATTACATTTCCATGATGTGCCAAGTGCAGTAAAAAGACTGATGAGTACGTGGCGAGCGCCGCGACTGCAATCGCTGTCCGATAATAATCGTAATAAATTAGTCGCCATCATCAATAGCGCCTTAGCACTGATTGCCAAACAAAGTAGCGGTCAGTTGGCAACGCTAAATCGTCTATTGGATTTTATTGAAGCGATCGCCAAAAGATCGGCCTATCTTGCGCTGCTGACCGAGTATCCGTATGCATTGGAGCGTGTCGTCAGGATGATGGGCGCGAGCGATTGGGCAGCTAAATTTTTAACCCGCCATCCAATATTACTTGACAGTGTTCTGGACGAAACAGCCCTACATCAAGATGTCGACTGGGACAATTTTAGTACCGAACTACAACAACAATTAGACCAGCACCAAGGCGATACTGAGCGCCAGATGGAAACCCTGCGTGAGATGCATCACGCCCTGCTATTCCGTTTGCTGGCACAAGATTTAGAGGGTAAAGCCAGCGTAGAACATTTGGCCGATGCCTTGTCGCAACTGGCGGATGTGATCGTGGCAGCGACGATACAAGCAGCCTGGCAAACGATTTCCACTCGCCACCGGGAGCAACCGCAATTTGCCGTCATCGCCTACGGTAAATTAGGTGGTAAAGAATTGAGTTATGCCTCCGATCTGGATGTCATTTTTTTATATGACGACGACGATCAAGACGCACCGGCCAATTACGCCAAACTGGCGCAGCGCTTTATTACCTGGATGACTTGCCACACACCTGCCGGAATTTTGTTTGATGTTGATATCGCCTTGCGACCAGATGGTGCTAGTGGTTTGCTGGTATCGTCGGTTGCCGCATTTGCCAAATATCAGGAAAAATCTGCATGGCTATGGGAACATCAGGCCTTAACGCGAGCACGATTTTGTGCCGGTGATGCGCGTATCGCAACGCAATTTGATCAGATTCGGGAGCAAGTTTTAAGACAAGTACGTAACCCGGACAAACTCAAAGAAGAAGTGATCAAGATGCGCAAAAAAATGCGCGATGCACATCCCAATCGCTCTAATTTATTCGACCTGAAGCAAGATGCAGGCGGCATGATAGATATTGAATTTATCGTACAATTTTTAGTCTTGAAGCATGCCCATACCTACCCGCAATTAACCGCGAATATCGGCAACATCGCGCTGCTTAAACTATGTGGAGAATTAGGCTTAATCGATGCTACTCTGGCAGATCAAAACGCCAACGCTTATCGACTGCTACGCAAGCTTCAACACAACCAGCGCCTGCAAGGAGAAGAGCAAGCCCGTGTTGCACCAGAACAGATTGCAAAGGAAGTTACCAGCACGCGCGCGCTTTGGCATGGCTTGCTGGAATAAAAGCGGAGTAAGGCAGGAAATAAAAAACGGCTGATAAGGATCATACTATCCCTATCAACCGTTTTTTTAACCACTTGCAAAACCCGATTAGCCAAATTAGCCGGACCAGATTTAATTTAGATTGAAAAATCAGGCTTGCGGTTTAATTGTTTCTAACCACTTACGAATACGTCCCGCATCAGCCAGCCGGGAATATTTACCTTTGGAGTCAAGAAATACCATCACAATCGCACGGCCCTCTATCATTGCCTGCATGACCAGACAACGACCCGCTTCGGAAATATAACCAGTCTTTTGTAAGCCGATTTCCCAGGTAGGATTTGCGACTAATTTATTCGAACTTGAATACTGTAAAGGACGTCCGCCTGGAGAAACAATATAGCTGGTGTCCGTTGAATATTGGCGAATTACTGGATGCTGGTAGGCCGCGTTAACCAAGCGCACCAAATCCTGAGCGCTGGCGACATTGTGGCTAGATAAGCCGGAAGAATCGACGTAATGCGTTTCGGTCATGCCTAATTCTTTTGCCTTGGCGTTCATCGCAGCGACAAATGCTGGCAAACCACCGACGTAGTTTCTACCCAGAGCAGAAGCGGCACGGTTTTCAGAACTCATCAAAGCGATATGCAATAGATCGGCACGGGATAATTTGGAGCCAATTTTCAGACGCGAGCTTGTCCCTTTTTCTTTGTCGAGATCATCGTTCGTGATTTCAATCTCTTCACTCATGTCTTGCTTGGCCTCGACCACAACCAAACTCGTCATCAATTTAGTGATCGATGCAATCGGCAACGAAACATTCGAGTTTTTTTCAAACAGGACTTTGGAACTGGCTTGGTCTACAACGAAGGCAACATTGGATTGCAAAGCCAAAGGATCTTGCGTGTGCTTAAGACCTGCGATATCACCCATTGTTGCTTTTTCAGCGACAACGGCTACGACCGGGACGCGTTGTGTGACCACACGCTTCTTGCCATTAACGATAATCGTGTGTGTCACAAATTTGCTTGCAGCAAGTTTCGTGACTACTTTTTTGTGCACGTGCTTCTTGTGGTGCACAACTTCGGCAAATACGGCTGATGCTGGTAGCATCGCAACGCAAAGAATAAGTGCCTTACGAGCAAATTTAAGCATCAATCGCTCCCAAATATAAATGTAGAAAATTTGATGCAGTGTAGCAAAATTGTGAAAATTCGCAAGAGAATTAAAGACTTATGCGCATTACTTGAACAAAAGTCTAGTGTCACGGATTAGTCATAATCAATTTTTCCCGACGTGGATCGGATAGTTTAAGCAATTGATAATTATCTCAAGCCGAAGCGATCTACAAAATTACCCCGGCAGGCGTAGCAACAAAGACAGCATCTTAGTCGAAGTAGGAGCTGCAACGCTACCGAGACGGTGGCAATGATGGCTTTAGCTAAGTTCTAATCTAAAAACTTAACGAAATCATCAACTGCATCACGTTCTGTGATCAAGGTATTTTCTATCTTGCTGTGATCCGCGTAGCCAAGCGACATGCCGCAAACCAGCATTTCGTTTTCTGGCAAGTTTAATACCTCTTGAATAATTTTATGATACTGAGTGAAGGCCGCCTGAGGGCAAGTATCAAGACCGCGCCCCCGTGCCGCCAGCATAATATTTTGCAAGAACATTCCATAATCTAGCCAGGAACCTTGCTCCATAACGCGATCAATCGTAAAAATCAAACCGACCGGAGCATCAAAAAATCCGTAATTGCGCCCGTGCTGCGCGTGGATGCCAGATTTATTTTCTCGACCGAGACCAAGTAACGCGTATAAATCCCAACCAACCTTACGACGGCGCTCCTGATAAGGCGTGATCCACTTGACTGGGTAGTAGTTATATTCTTGTTTATGCTCTTGCGCCTTCTCTACATCATTGTGTACCGCGAGTATGCTGGCTGACAACAATCGCAATTTATCCCCGGTTAAGACATACACTTTCCAAGGCTGAGTGTTACTGCCTGAAGGCGCACGGGCAGATACCGTTAAAATTTTGCGCAGCTCTTCCTGATCAACTGGCGTCGGTAAGAAAGACCGGATTGAACGTCGGGAAACAATAGCTTCATCAACATGTTGTTGGCTTGGGGAATTAATCATTATTACTCCGTGTATAGTTTTTAGGACTTATCAGAAATTGTCTCAGCAAAGCGTGGCGACGAAGGCCGTACATACAAGTACGACCAGGAGACGCGACACAGCTA of the Undibacterium sp. 5I1 genome contains:
- the pbpG gene encoding D-alanyl-D-alanine endopeptidase, whose amino-acid sequence is MLKFARKALILCVAMLPASAVFAEVVHHKKHVHKKVVTKLAASKFVTHTIIVNGKKRVVTQRVPVVAVVAEKATMGDIAGLKHTQDPLALQSNVAFVVDQASSKVLFEKNSNVSLPIASITKLMTSLVVVEAKQDMSEEIEITNDDLDKEKGTSSRLKIGSKLSRADLLHIALMSSENRAASALGRNYVGGLPAFVAAMNAKAKELGMTETHYVDSSGLSSHNVASAQDLVRLVNAAYQHPVIRQYSTDTSYIVSPGGRPLQYSSSNKLVANPTWEIGLQKTGYISEAGRCLVMQAMIEGRAIVMVFLDSKGKYSRLADAGRIRKWLETIKPQA
- a CDS encoding nitroreductase; this encodes MINSPSQQHVDEAIVSRRSIRSFLPTPVDQEELRKILTVSARAPSGSNTQPWKVYVLTGDKLRLLSASILAVHNDVEKAQEHKQEYNYYPVKWITPYQERRRKVGWDLYALLGLGRENKSGIHAQHGRNYGFFDAPVGLIFTIDRVMEQGSWLDYGMFLQNIMLAARGRGLDTCPQAAFTQYHKIIQEVLNLPENEMLVCGMSLGYADHSKIENTLITERDAVDDFVKFLD
- the glnE gene encoding bifunctional [glutamate--ammonia ligase]-adenylyl-L-tyrosine phosphorylase/[glutamate--ammonia-ligase] adenylyltransferase; amino-acid sequence: MNKLTANNTDVFLDGGSDGRSDGRSDDLSDQLPHCLSRFVSRWLQADSSRITILQETVRLSLSPVIFAQILQKEIQAGASLHKAMRRLRNLVISSLIIRDLNGQADLDEVVTTTSSFADFVVQQHLTALMQEAVALYGTPIGEESGEAQELIVLGMGKLGGDELNVSSDIDLIFCYAENGDTNASAEQRGLSNHEFFSRLGKKLIAAISEVTEDGFSFRVDMALRPNGNSGPLVASFAMVEEYFMVQGREWERYAWVKARALTGKPLDILALDKIIRPFVYRRYLDYGVIDSLRSMHAQIRAEVIRQETRHPERSNNVKLGRGGIREIEFLSQVFQLIRGGREASLRDRSTRNTLRTLAEKNILESAVVDQLLTSYDFLRNLEHRLQYLDDAQTHTFPAKEEDQLIIAQMMGYGSTRELLNELSLHRQFVAEQFDAIFKEKKSLKKTGDDSVLAATLSGADGDEMLEVYLVSLHFHDVPSAVKRLMSTWRAPRLQSLSDNNRNKLVAIINSALALIAKQSSGQLATLNRLLDFIEAIAKRSAYLALLTEYPYALERVVRMMGASDWAAKFLTRHPILLDSVLDETALHQDVDWDNFSTELQQQLDQHQGDTERQMETLREMHHALLFRLLAQDLEGKASVEHLADALSQLADVIVAATIQAAWQTISTRHREQPQFAVIAYGKLGGKELSYASDLDVIFLYDDDDQDAPANYAKLAQRFITWMTCHTPAGILFDVDIALRPDGASGLLVSSVAAFAKYQEKSAWLWEHQALTRARFCAGDARIATQFDQIREQVLRQVRNPDKLKEEVIKMRKKMRDAHPNRSNLFDLKQDAGGMIDIEFIVQFLVLKHAHTYPQLTANIGNIALLKLCGELGLIDATLADQNANAYRLLRKLQHNQRLQGEEQARVAPEQIAKEVTSTRALWHGLLE